Proteins encoded within one genomic window of Rhinoderma darwinii isolate aRhiDar2 chromosome 5, aRhiDar2.hap1, whole genome shotgun sequence:
- the LOC142651254 gene encoding collagen alpha-1(XXII) chain-like, whose product MQGEKGQSGQPGSPGHKGHTGLMGPSGPPGERGTSGPPGSPGSPGLTGPRGDTPSTDTLRRLIQEELGKQLEAKLSYLMSHMQPAPIKSSQGRPGPPGTPGKDGNDGRPGSQGEPGIPGIMGPEGPPGPMGPKGERGSKGERGEYGVGQRGEIGPPGIPGVNGEPGYAKDGLPGTPGPQGEPGSPGSAGHQGSPGINGQCDPSQCAYYASLGSRPGNVKGR is encoded by the exons ATGCAGGGAGAAAAGGGTCAGTCTGGACAACCCGGTAGCCCAGGCCATAAAGGCCACACTGGATTAATGGGCCCATCAGGACCACCAGGAGAACGAGGAACATCGGGACCTCCAGGTTCACCTGGATCTCCAGGATTGACAGGCCCAAGG GGAGATACGCCTTCAACTGATACCTTAAGGAGATTAATTCAAGAAGAGTTAGGAAAGCAACTTGAAG CTAAATTATCCTACCTAATGTCCCACATGCAGCCAGCTCCCATCAAGTCCTCCCAGGGCAGACCAGGACCACCAGGTACTCCTGGCAAAGATGGAAATGATGGAAGACCAGGTTCACAAGGAGAACCAGGAATACCTGGCATAATGGGACCAGAAGGGCCTCCAGGACCTATGGGTCCAAAAG GTGAAAGAGGATCGAAAGGTGAAAGAGGTGAATATGGAGTTGGTCAGAGAGGTGAAATTGGCCCACCAGGAATTCCAG GTGTTAACGGAGAACCTGGATATGCCAAAGATGGTCTACCGGGGACCCCAGGTCCTCAGGGTGAACCAGGGTCACCAGGATCTGCTGGACATCAAGGATCTCCAGGAATAAATGGACAATGTGACCCATCACAATGTGCCTACTATGCCAGCTTAGGATCTAGGCCTGGTAATGTCAAAGGACGTTAA